The proteins below come from a single Stigmatopora argus isolate UIUO_Sarg chromosome 11, RoL_Sarg_1.0, whole genome shotgun sequence genomic window:
- the mlip gene encoding uncharacterized protein mlip, which produces MSDGNIFKEEIIYIKNSLKSRKGTETKTNESPLDQVSNTQASTSVNAQTENTPKHSGAASMETTVNKHRDISQQWGHDSSGTPEANMDFSIAEPPGSNRIASSTCSPPALLTPTCSRESILSDSLERDKYWPAMPRSSVASPTSVSRTVSPCSSVFSGIFCPFVVQVRKHALAPGSSLVHIPQSCFSSCDSLASVNPQSSPARHRPPLTRLSLLTAILRKGRLPVLSASLQRPYTPCWPVNPVTLTSCNACLAASSVASIPLEFSSRFSSSASLDTQTFPPRDPSRSVTAPLLELANEHSGPRALVKRYPEEIHSSIMPKWEQVVSPSALKSNVLPSAPPPRSTSRLKSNPWSRKEITQHHSNMLKPFELKPIFPQMYPIRKGEYNLEKTFFHQPSTWHVQKSPQPNSSLLKLRWLSEQLRSPSPCTKFSPPSHSRSASAATSPLPCLTKSRCISPQDSLKQPTLTHSRYTPETFTGWASPISSPTPTPSPAVLFRDLTPSPSFSLSSTPSPRPGSGISDCTDREGKKRKTHKIKSSYKSLAAIPTNTILLDQQLIDEQVERENFLKRGVTSDGGDEDTHAEMRSPAELRQESEELYAAIDEILANSSPPSKTSSKMSRTDHSLQNKSLGRETKYASLCSPHSSAHNKRRLMESKKTKPGIIHPIKSHPGLSEKYGEQYRHHRLTETDSHHSLRSNNYACKMESVGIEERGMNGRTSKKSQALHRERTSERSPFAVCELQIIEPESSITHFEEDSCNTLCSDACETHI; this is translated from the exons ATGTCTGATGGGAATATTTTCAAAGAGGAGATCATCTATATTAAGAATTCACTGAAAAGTAGAAAAGGAACggaaacaaagacaaatgag TCTCCATTGGACCAAGTGAGCAACACCCAAGCCTCTACGTCAGTCAATGCCCAGACTGAAAATACACCCAAACACAGCGGCGCTGCCTCCATGGAGACAACTGTTAATAAACACAGGGACATTTCCCAGCAGTGGGGTCACGATTCCTCTGGAACTCCTGAGGCTAACATGGATTTCTCTATCGCTGAGCCACCCGGGTCGAATCGCATTGCAAGCTCTACATGTTCACCACCCGCCTTGCTCACGCCAACTTGCTCGAGAGAGTCCATCCTTTCAGATAGCCTGGAAAGAGACAAGTATTGGCCCGCCATGCCACGTTCCTCTGTGGCCTCTCCTACTTCTGTCAGCCGCACTGTTTCCCCCTGCTCCTCGGTCTTCTCTGGCATCTTCTGTCCTTTTGTGGTTCAGGTCCGAAAGCACGCTCTAGCGCCCGGATCAAGTCTGGTTCACATCCCTCAGTCCTGTTTCTCATCTTGCGACAGCCTGGCTTCAGTCAATCCACAGTCAAGTCCTGCCCGGCACCGGCCTCCTCTCACTAGACTCTCCCTCCTCACAGCCATCCTGAGGAAAGGCCGTCTGCCCGTTCTATCGGCTTCTCTCCAGAGGCCTTACACCCCCTGCTGGCCAGTTAACCCAGTGACCCTCACTTCCTGCAACGCGTGCTTAGCAGCCTCAAGCGTGGCTTCCATTCCTCTAGAGTTTTCCTCCCGGTTTTCATCATCTGCATCCTTAGATACTCAAACTTTTCCTCCCAGGGATCCCAGCAGGTCTGTTACAGCCCCCCTGCTAGAGTTGGCTAATGAGCACAGCGGGCCTCGCGCTCTGGTTAAGAGGTACCCCGAGGAGATTCACTCGAGTATCATGCCAAAGTGGGAACAGGTTGTTTCGCCGTCAGCGCTGAAGAGCAACGTGCTGCCGAGCGCTCCACCGCCACGGTCAACATCAAGACTCAAAAGTAATCCATGGAGCCGGAAAGAAATAACACAACATCACTCAAATATGTTGAAGCCTTTTGAGCTGAAGCCTATATTTCCTCAAATGTACCCCATCAGAAAAGGAGAATACAACCTTGAAAAAACCTTTTTTCATCAACCTAGCACTTGGCACGTGCAAAAAAGCCCCCAACCCAATTCTTCCCTGTTAAAGCTCCGATGGCTTTCTGAGCAACTGCGATCCCCTTCCCCTTGTACCAAATTTTCCCCTCCGTCACATTCCCGCTCAGCCAGCGCCGCCACATCACCTCTCCCTTGCCTTACTAAGAGCAGGTGTATATCACCTCAAGATTCGCTCAAACAGCCCACCTTGACACATTCCCGTTACACGCCGGAGACTTTTACTGGGTGGGCTTCACCCATCAGCTCTCCTACGCCGACGCCCTCACCCGCCGTACTATTTCGGGACCTCACGCCGTCCCCTTCTTTCTCCCTGAGCTCCACGCCCTCCCCAAGGCCGGGGAGTGGAATTTCGGACTGCACTGACAGAGagggcaaaaaaagaaag ACTCACAAGATTAAGTCAAGCTACAAATCACTGGCTGCAATTCCTACAAACACGATTCTCTTGGATCAGCAG TTAATAGATGAGCAGGTGGAGAGGGAGAACTTCTTGAAAAGAGGTGTCACGAGTGATGGAGGCGATGAAGACACCCACGCTGAG ATGCGCTCACCTGCTGAACTCCGGCAGGAATCTGAAGAATTGTATGCAGCTATTGACGAGATATTGGCAAATTCTTCTCCGCCG AGCAAAACTTCATCCAAGATGTCAAGGACAGATCACAGTCTGCAG AACAAATCCTTAGGACGTGAAACCAAATAT GCATCTTTATGCAGCCCGCATTCATCAGCACATAATAAAAGAAGACTAATGGAGTCCAAAAAG ACAAAACCTGGGATTATTCACCCAATAAAATCCCATCCCGGATTGTCAGAAAAATATGGAGAACAATATAGACACCATCGACTTACAGAAACAGATTCCCATCACTCCCTAAGAAGCAATAACTATGCATGTAAG ATGGAAAGTGTGGGCATTGAAGAAAGGGGGATGAATGGTCGCACAAGTAAAAAAAGTCAAGCGCTGCATAGAGAGAGGACATCTGAAAGAAGTCCATTTGCCGTGTGTGAATTGCAGATCATTGAGCCTGAAAGCTCGATCACTCACTTTGAGGAGGATTCCTGCAACACTCTCTGCTCGGACGCTTGTGAAACTCACATCTAA